The following DNA comes from Solea solea chromosome 6, fSolSol10.1, whole genome shotgun sequence.
actctgtgtgtgtgtgtgtgtgtgtgtgtgtgtgtgtcaggcgtTCGTGGTGAAGGTGGAGCGTGAATCACAACAGGAAGTTCAGCTCGTCCAGAGAACATTTGAAGAGTTTCAGGAACTTCACAGTAAACTGAGACTGATGTTTCCATCATCTACACTGCCCAGgtttatacacacactcacactcacgcgcacgcacacacatagacacagagTTTGTCATGTATTTGCCCCGCCCACAGTTTCCCCAGCCGCTTTGTGATTGGTCGATCTCGAGGTGAAGCGATGGCCGACAGGAGGAAAGACGAGCTGAATGGTTACGTGTGGCACCTGATCCACACTGACCCCGAGGTCACACAGGTCAGTGCCATCAATGAGGTCatcgtctcacacacacacacacacacacacacacacacacacacacacacaggaagcaaGAACaatagtgtctgtgtgtgtgttacagtgtgacCTGGTCTACACCTTCTTTCATCCTCTGCCCAGAGATGAGAGACCAGGACCAACGAGCAGCAAAccagcaggtacacacacacaggtcaaaggtcacaggttAACATCCACTGAGATGATGTCTGTGACGACATGCAGTTCATGTATCAACtggagatgaacacatgaatgctGCTTGATCATGTGACGTTTATTCAGGCTGGTAatagtctgtgtgtgcatgtgtgtgttacagagcTGTCCTGGGCTCCAGCTGCAGGGGCGGAGCTTGGTGAAGTCAAACTGTCCATCTGCTACAAGAACGACAAACTCTTCATCATGGTCATGCACATACGAGGactggtgagtgagtgagtgagtgagtgtgagaggttCAGTTCTGACAAACGCAGCTGCTCaaacctctctccctctttgtgtgtgtgtgcgtagcaGCCTCTTCAGGACGGCACTGATCCAGATCCATATGTGAAGCTCTATCTGCTTCCTGACCCTCAGAAGACGAGTAAGAGGAAGACGAAGGCAGCACGACGCACCTGTAACCCCACCTACAATGAGATGGTATGGTCTGaccatgtgatcatgtgatgtcaCACTCTGGTCTCCTCTCATATTATTGTCCTCTAAATGTGAAGATATTTGACAAACTGAAGCTGAAACTAGTGAGCggcccctggtggctaacttcTACCTTTGTACAATTTTACCTGACATATGCCCCGCCCACAGCTGGTGTACGAGCGAATCCCTGGTGGCGACCTGCAGCAGAGGCTGATCCACCTGCGCGTGGTTGCAGACGGAGCGTTCTGGGAGAATACGCTGCTCGCAGAGACCTTCATCCCGCTCAACAACCTGCTTCCTGGTCAGCACTGGGTCGACTGGCACCCGCTGGGCGCCGCCCCCTCAGACTCCGCCCACTGATGGATTTAAAGATAGAGAGGATGGAAGAAAGTCTTTCAGAGTAAAAGCCTTATGACTGATGGCTAAAGGTGTAAGGTCACctgagtgacatcatcatcgtcatcatcgcaGAAAAAAACGCTCACTCAGCACTAATGCATGCtgggaaaaggaagaagaagctgatttatgacttttttaatcctTCAAATAAAAACTTTCCAGGATTTTCCAGGACAGAACACTGCATTAACTCATTCCAGTGACTTGAATCAAGGacagcagagacaagccagggGGCGTGGCCATGGATAAGGAGATGGGCGTGGTCAGGGTGGTgcatttgtttaattaattgGGAGTGGTTTTGATTGTGATTCATGTCTCatcttgacctttgacctctgtctGTATGCTGCAGCCACAAAGGGAGTGACATTATGTGACGTGACATCATGTGACGTGACATCATGTGACAGTCATCAtgtgacagtcagctgattaaAGTCGTCTTTACACTGGACATTAAAATGAGTTTCTTGTGATCAGATTATTGATCATAGTAAACTTATTCTGATGAAGGTGTACAGgaggacacacatacacacaaacacacaggtacacattcacacacactcacacacagagcaacactgTTATTAACATCTAACTTTGattcttcatgttttttattgtttgcactaaaaataaacttgaattgataagtttgttgtgtgtgaatgtgtgaatgtgtgagtgtgtgagtgtgtgtgtgcgtgtgtgcatgtgagtgtgtgtgtgtgtgtaaacatcgGGAACTATCTTTAACTCAGGAAACTGACTTGTGTCCAAATAAgggacagagaaagacacatgTGAGGACAGTCTGAGGACCAGGTCCTGTTATAGACCAGACCATGTGAGACCTGGTCTACAGTAAATCTCGGATCCACTTTGTTGCAGCttgacagaaacaaacagaacagaatTAAACTTTAATGTTCCTGTACATAAACCTTTCTCTTTTTCACCAATTCtgtaaaattgatttttttggatttttagtGGGCTTTTCCAATTGGAATATTTCCAGAATGTTTCTGTCAATCTTACATGATTTCAGAACTTTCtgataatattgtaatattccTCCAACAGTGTCTCATATATGATggaggattattattataataaataatgatgaaCCCTCATATAACATAAGAGTTTATAGAACGATAACACGGTGTCTTATATAACGTCACGTGGTGACGCGTGTCTGCGCGTGTCTACGCGGCAGTAACACGCTGACGGTCCCTCGGCGCAGTTTCGACGCTCGCGCACAGACTCGTGTTTGAAACGGTCCCTGGACTTTCTGATGAAATCTCTGAGCGGAAGCGACGCGACGCTAAAACAGCAACTTTAGAAACGCAACCGTGACAAAAAGTGAGACGACCCGAGTCAGGCAGAACCGAGACAGGACCACGGAGACACACAAGCCTGGTTTGGTTTGGATCCGAACCTTTGGAATTAAACGTCGTTCTTTGGTGAACAGACCGTCAGActagttgctgctgctgctgctgctgctaacacaAGCTAACATAAGCTAAcataagctaagctaagctccACCGCGGCTCGTGTCTCTGTCCCGCCGCCTGTTCGCGGACACTAACCCGGGACCAGATGGCTCCAGTTTCATGTTCGTCCTCGGATCATGTTTCCCGCCTCAGTGTGTCCTCGAGCTCCGTGTCCACCGAACTGTCCACAGGGAAGAAGAGCGACCATCACCGCTGTCAGAGAGGCGTCGACGCCGCGGTGGACGCCCGGCTCCTGGGCGACATTTCctggtttatgtgtgtgtggtgaccgCAGTGAGATCCAGTCCGCCTGTATACTATTCTGACTCAGTGGCGGAACCTGGTCCTGGTTCTTGCTCTGGTTGTAAACGTGGTTCTGCCTGTCAGGGACCTGCAAAGTCTGACAGCTGTCACTGAGACCCGCCGAGGACCGGACTGTGTCCTCCTTTTGTTTCACTTCATGTCTCATACTTTATCTTTTGCACTTTTGACTTGAGGACAATGTTTCGGAGTTTGACCGGTGAGGGACATGCACCTGGCGGACAGAGCTCGTCCTCTCCGGCCGGACACGGAGTCGCCTCTGCCGGCCTGGTGAGTCAGGAAAGCTCGTGGATCGGGCTGCTGTCCGTGGTGTCCAGGCCCGCGCTTTCTTTCCTGCAGAAATACCTCCCGGGCCGAACCCGACACCCGGTCCTGGCTGACCCGGCAGTCCGCTGGTTCAGTGGAGAATCTCAGCGCAGTTTCGTGGAGGAAGACACGGATTTTCTGAAGCAGCTGGACGCTATGATGCCGCCTCCGCACCTGCGGGTTGAGCGCGGCGGGGCCGCGGTGCCCTGGCTCACCGCCGACGCTCTGAGGGAGATGGGGATTGAAAGTGGGGAAGACATGTCTCATCAGACCCAGGACGGGTTTGTGTCCTCAGCCCGGACTTTGCTGAGCCAGGTTCTGGTGAGCTCAGTGTCCCAGGAGGTTCGACCATGGGTCACAGTGAGGGGCAGTGAGAGCAGGACGTGGTGGGGCAGTTTGTGGGGAGGGGAGGTGGACCCACAGAAGGGATTGACGTCACATTTGTCCTGGTCTGAGGATGGACTGCTTTGTCCTCAACaactgaggacagagacaaaagacagaagCTCAGTGTTTGTCCAGAGCAGCGGTGAAGAGTGGACACTGAGGGAAAACCCTGGACTCTCAGACCACAAAGAACCGCCTCACAACAATGGACCTCACAGAGTCCAGAACGTGGACGGGTCCACCTGCAGCAAGGTCACTCTGCTGACCCCAGAGCTGGACACTGGTTACTCCAGTCTGAAGGAGGAACATGTGCTCATGAACCACCTGGTGACCGCCCTGAAGGATGAGCTGCAGGGGGACGAGCCAACTAATGACGGCGCCGCAGCCCACACAGACATGGACGGAGACACGCGTGAGGGCGGAGCTTCTTCATCAGCAAACACAGACGgggaaaaacatcaacaacaacaacaggaaggaCAGTCTGCAGAGCTGATGGCGGGCTCCGCCCCCCAGTGTCAGAACAAAGCCATCGCCTTCATCATGGGATGTCCCTGCAGCGATGACGAGgacagcagccaatcagaggacaGCGACTCCAGCAACAACAATGATGACGATGGTTTTGACAGTGAGGGGTCGTCCGATCtgt
Coding sequences within:
- the LOC131461326 gene encoding protein phosphatase 1 regulatory subunit 15B, coding for MFRSLTGEGHAPGGQSSSSPAGHGVASAGLVSQESSWIGLLSVVSRPALSFLQKYLPGRTRHPVLADPAVRWFSGESQRSFVEEDTDFLKQLDAMMPPPHLRVERGGAAVPWLTADALREMGIESGEDMSHQTQDGFVSSARTLLSQVLVSSVSQEVRPWVTVRGSESRTWWGSLWGGEVDPQKGLTSHLSWSEDGLLCPQQLRTETKDRSSVFVQSSGEEWTLRENPGLSDHKEPPHNNGPHRVQNVDGSTCSKVTLLTPELDTGYSSLKEEHVLMNHLVTALKDELQGDEPTNDGAAAHTDMDGDTREGGASSSANTDGEKHQQQQQEGQSAELMAGSAPQCQNKAIAFIMGCPCSDDEDSSQSEDSDSSNNNDDDGFDSEGSSDLSDSSSCSSSSDDDDDDDKASDSDEEAESEADRLWNSLCKSLDPYNPQNFTAALHSGRTLPMIVPTTTHPTPNQPSPASSPDHASFPHSSAAAPPPPPLTSALDSWDDSTSASEVDEAESLRVWSSFSSSDPYSPLHFQAPVRTQGSIRAAAPRCRARRAPQTPSHQNREASPEHRREGEERLDSGFSDLPRRSTSCGATTKKVRFCDNVEEFFASCGEEEEEEEDRRGLWEELARDRCRFLRRCQEVEQSISYCLQPQHRLLVVQRRHLV